The following nucleotide sequence is from Paracrocinitomix mangrovi.
ATGTAAAAAGAGTGAGGAAAGAAGATGCTTTAAGGGACACGGTGAGGAAACTGTGAGAGAAATACAGTTGGACAGTGTTAGATATTGGCATTTGGGACCAAGAATGAAGTATCGCATCATACAAGACACAAGTAGAAAAATCTTGGTAAAAGGTGGCGAAAATATGGTTGGTTTGATCAGTGCGGAACAAAATGCAGATTCCATTAAAATAACAAGTGGGAATCGTTGTCATTTTTTAAGAGACAACGAGCGAAAAGTAGAAGTTGAAATTCATTATCCATACTTCGGCAAGTTTTACATTGAACCTTCAGATTCAGTAATATTTGAAGAGACAATTGTGGCAGACACCTTAATGATAGAAATGAGAGAAGGAGGAGGTGTATTGACATTGGATGTTGATGCCGTTTATATGAAAATGGTGGTTTCAATTGGAACTTCAGATTTTCACTTGAGTGGACATGCTCAATTGGGAGATGTTAAGATTCAGGAAAAAGGATTTGGAAATGCTTTGGATTTTACCGCAGATCAATATTCTGTTTATCAAAATTCAAGGGTAGATCTTCCGGTTAATTTAGAAGGTGCAAATGCAACGGTATTAATTGACGGAACCGGAGATGTCAAGTATACAGGAACACCTGTTCAGGTGGTAAGAAAAGGTCCGGGAAGCGGACAACTCATTCAAATGTAATCGTTAAGAACTGTATTAAATAGTTGATAACTATTTTCAAATACGCAATGTATTGATTTTGTTATTGTTTGAATAATATTACATTTGGTATAGTTTAAACCAATTAATAAAATTAGATTATGCACAAACAAAGAATGTTAATAGTAGGTGGTGGAGCCTTGGCTATTGTTGCGGCTTTTTTACCATGGATTTCGATTTCTTTCTTCGGAATGACTGTCAGAGCTTCAGGAATTAGCGCTGGATTGTATGACGGATGGATTGTTTTAGGGTTAGGTGCTGCTGTTGCAGGGCTTGCTTTTACACAAGGAGATAGAAATGCAGAATTAGATGCAACTCAGAAAAAAACTATTGCCGGAATGGGTGGAGCAATCGTAGGTTACATGTTGTTTTTTATGTTTGTAAGAGCTCAAGGTGGATTCGGTGCTTTAGGAATTGGAGTTTATATTGCATTGTTATCAGGAATTGCTGTATTAGCTGCTCCTTTTGTAATTAAAGGAGATGGTAACTTTGAAATGCCTACAAAAGATACAATCAAAGCGGATTTAGATGGAACAGGTGATGATTCTACATCAACTGAGGCATAATAAATCTCAATATATTATTGTAAGAAACACATCATGCGAATGATGTGTTTTTTTGTTAATATTGAGATAGTTAAACCAAATTTATAACCTATGTTTTTAATTGTATATATAGTATTTGTTTTGTCTCTGACAGTATTTTTAGTTGTAGGTCAATACAAAGCTTTTGAAAAAGCCGGGCAACCGGGATGGTCTATTTTTGTTCCTATTTACAATATCATCATTATGTTCAGAGTAGCCGGTAGAGAT
It contains:
- a CDS encoding GIN domain-containing protein: MEQAAKIGLSVLVFFFLMACKKSEERRCFKGHGEETVREIQLDSVRYWHLGPRMKYRIIQDTSRKILVKGGENMVGLISAEQNADSIKITSGNRCHFLRDNERKVEVEIHYPYFGKFYIEPSDSVIFEETIVADTLMIEMREGGGVLTLDVDAVYMKMVVSIGTSDFHLSGHAQLGDVKIQEKGFGNALDFTADQYSVYQNSRVDLPVNLEGANATVLIDGTGDVKYTGTPVQVVRKGPGSGQLIQM